The following coding sequences are from one Desulfosporosinus orientis DSM 765 window:
- a CDS encoding thiolase family protein, with the protein MADKNEVVIVSALRTPFSKFGGILKEIHSTDLGALVIKGCLARAGITDKEIDELYYGMCIQSEAALEYNINGRQALLKAGLREDLISLTIDRACCSSLTGTQLGYRAIMLGEAEGAMAVGAENMSNTPIVMNGHRWGLKMQLPIIIDHLNPIQYHGFSPLAKDAGEVAVELNITREIQDQWSVASQQKYQKALAAGKFKDEIMPVEVPLGRGKTATFAEDEFPKADTTIEGLAKLKPIYGSPTVTAGNAPGLDAGASALILMKRAKADELGLKPLATLLSVSSVAGTPREMAKIPAYATKKALKQAGVSLEQVDLIEINEAFAAVPLVSTKVLADLEASKWLKLLEKTNVNGGAIAIGHPVGASGARILMTMMYELRRRGGGIGACSICGGLSQGDAAIIRVD; encoded by the coding sequence ATGGCGGACAAAAACGAAGTAGTAATTGTAAGTGCCCTTAGAACACCGTTCAGTAAATTCGGAGGCATCCTAAAGGAGATTCACAGCACCGATCTCGGGGCTTTAGTAATTAAAGGATGCTTGGCCCGCGCCGGAATCACGGATAAGGAAATAGACGAATTGTATTATGGAATGTGCATCCAGTCGGAAGCGGCACTAGAGTACAATATCAACGGCCGTCAGGCGCTGCTGAAGGCCGGGTTGAGAGAAGACTTGATATCTTTAACGATTGACAGGGCTTGTTGTTCCTCTTTGACCGGAACTCAGCTGGGCTACCGCGCCATTATGCTGGGAGAAGCGGAAGGCGCAATGGCTGTAGGGGCAGAGAACATGAGCAACACGCCGATTGTAATGAACGGTCATCGTTGGGGACTGAAAATGCAATTACCTATAATAATTGATCATCTTAACCCGATTCAATATCACGGCTTTAGTCCCTTAGCCAAAGATGCCGGTGAAGTAGCGGTTGAACTGAATATCACCAGGGAAATCCAGGATCAGTGGTCAGTCGCTTCCCAGCAAAAGTATCAGAAAGCCTTAGCAGCCGGGAAGTTCAAGGACGAAATAATGCCTGTAGAGGTTCCGCTGGGCCGCGGCAAGACGGCAACGTTTGCAGAGGATGAGTTTCCTAAAGCTGATACGACAATAGAAGGCCTTGCTAAGCTAAAACCGATCTATGGAAGCCCAACAGTGACTGCCGGAAATGCTCCGGGTCTGGACGCGGGCGCCTCAGCTCTTATTCTTATGAAGAGGGCTAAAGCCGATGAATTAGGTCTAAAACCATTAGCCACGCTTCTCTCGGTTTCCAGTGTGGCCGGTACACCCAGAGAAATGGCTAAGATTCCGGCTTACGCCACCAAGAAGGCTTTAAAGCAAGCTGGAGTTTCCCTGGAGCAAGTGGATTTAATAGAAATTAATGAAGCCTTTGCGGCCGTGCCCCTGGTTTCGACCAAAGTGCTGGCGGATTTGGAGGCGTCAAAATGGCTGAAACTGCTGGAAAAAACCAATGTAAACGGCGGGGCAATTGCCATAGGTCACCCGGTTGGGGCAAGCGGAGCGAGGATACTTATGACTATGATGTACGAACTGAGGAGACGAGGCGGCGGCATTGGAGCCTGCTCCATCTGTGGAGGCTTGTCCCAGGGAGATGCGGCGATCATCAGAGTCGATTAA
- a CDS encoding acyl-CoA dehydrogenase: MGNKLCDLKDARFILYEQLNVEELCKSERYGDHSLETFEMTINAAEKVAVNDFAPANNPGDIQGCTWNNGKVKVPDVYHKPFQKLCDGGWFCVHESYDVGGQNLPHVIDYVCKQLFFAANHSLTGYYGLTHSAAKVIEVFGTEEQKKKYMLPLYAGTYGGTMCLTESQAGSDVGAVKTKARKNEDGTYSISGGKIFITGGESNLTENIIHIVLARIEGDPEGTKGLSCFVVPKIRINNDGSLGAVNDVSCVGIEHKMGMKGSATSVLAFGENGNCIGELLGQERNGIVTMFNMMNEQRLLVGLQGLAQGSTAYLHALNYARERKQGLRLSKKGLGQEPIIVHSDVKTNLLWMKCYTEGMRALILYTIYCMDKMVVCKDDADAEEKRKYSDIIEVLTPICKAYGSDKGFEVCVKAIQVHGGYGYCSEYLVEQFARDSKITSIYEGTNGIQSLDLIGRKLNLKKGDAYKAIITQVYETIQEALEVAELAPYAKELSMYLSTLEEVSDQIKTLKSQEDLLLTYSWAQTYLEIWGDLMVGWMFLWQSVIASKKMRETFKEDHSDTVFYIGKIVTAKYYLGTILPAVTGKFQAIKKSDRAFLEMKEEYF; the protein is encoded by the coding sequence GTGGGTAATAAATTATGCGATTTAAAGGATGCTCGTTTTATTCTCTATGAACAACTTAATGTTGAAGAATTGTGCAAGTCGGAACGTTACGGCGACCATTCCTTGGAAACTTTTGAAATGACCATTAATGCGGCGGAAAAAGTTGCGGTAAACGATTTTGCGCCGGCCAATAACCCCGGAGATATTCAGGGCTGTACTTGGAATAATGGCAAGGTGAAGGTTCCGGATGTCTACCATAAGCCTTTTCAAAAGCTATGCGACGGCGGTTGGTTTTGCGTTCATGAGTCTTATGATGTCGGAGGGCAGAACCTGCCTCATGTTATTGATTATGTCTGCAAGCAGCTGTTTTTTGCCGCTAACCACAGCCTAACCGGTTATTATGGCTTGACCCACAGCGCCGCTAAAGTCATTGAGGTTTTTGGGACCGAGGAACAGAAAAAGAAATACATGCTGCCGTTATATGCAGGAACATACGGCGGCACCATGTGTCTGACTGAATCTCAAGCCGGTAGTGATGTCGGAGCCGTTAAAACAAAAGCCCGGAAAAATGAAGATGGGACCTATTCCATCAGCGGTGGGAAGATATTCATTACCGGCGGAGAATCGAACCTGACGGAAAATATCATACATATCGTTTTAGCCAGGATTGAAGGCGATCCTGAAGGAACCAAAGGATTATCCTGTTTCGTGGTTCCTAAAATACGAATAAATAATGACGGAAGCTTGGGTGCAGTTAATGACGTTAGCTGTGTCGGAATTGAGCACAAAATGGGCATGAAAGGCTCAGCAACAAGCGTATTGGCTTTTGGCGAAAACGGAAATTGTATTGGTGAGCTTCTCGGCCAAGAACGAAACGGGATTGTAACTATGTTCAACATGATGAATGAACAGAGACTGCTGGTTGGACTGCAAGGATTAGCTCAGGGAAGTACAGCCTATTTGCATGCCTTGAATTACGCTCGGGAAAGAAAGCAAGGTCTTAGACTTAGCAAGAAAGGATTGGGCCAAGAGCCAATTATTGTTCATTCCGATGTAAAAACAAACCTTTTATGGATGAAATGTTATACCGAAGGGATGAGGGCCTTAATCCTCTACACGATTTACTGCATGGACAAAATGGTTGTTTGCAAAGATGATGCGGATGCGGAGGAAAAAAGAAAATACAGTGACATTATCGAGGTTCTGACTCCTATTTGTAAGGCCTATGGCAGCGACAAGGGTTTTGAGGTTTGTGTCAAGGCAATCCAAGTTCACGGAGGCTATGGCTATTGCTCAGAGTATTTAGTAGAACAGTTCGCCAGGGACAGCAAGATAACCTCGATTTACGAAGGAACAAACGGCATTCAAAGCCTCGACTTAATCGGACGCAAACTCAATCTAAAAAAAGGGGACGCCTACAAAGCGATTATCACCCAAGTCTACGAAACAATCCAAGAAGCGCTGGAAGTCGCTGAATTAGCTCCCTATGCTAAGGAATTGAGTATGTACCTAAGCACCCTTGAAGAAGTAAGCGATCAAATCAAAACCCTAAAATCTCAAGAAGACTTGCTATTAACATACTCTTGGGCCCAGACCTATCTGGAAATATGGGGAGATTTAATGGTAGGGTGGATGTTCCTCTGGCAGTCCGTCATAGCGAGTAAAAAAATGAGAGAGACATTTAAAGAAGATCATTCGGATACCGTTTTTTATATAGGCAAAATAGTGACCGCAAAATACTACTTAGGAACGATATTACCAGCGGTAACCGGTAAGTTCCAAGCCATTAAGAAAAGTGACAGAGCCTTCTTAGAGATGAAAGAAGAGTATTTCTAA
- a CDS encoding glucose 1-dehydrogenase codes for MSIQRMLDLSGRVAVITGGSIGLGLQMATGLAEAGADVVLAARKLNRCEEAAEKISKNLGVKAFPIACDVSSQESVQNLVAATVREFGKLDIMVNNAGVVWAESAVDHKLKGWNKVMDINLNGCFFCCQEAGKVMIKQNYGKIINLSSVCGFVGAEAETTDALAYMASKGAINVMTKDLAAKWARYNITVNAIAPGYFPTDLTVSGYFTADLTEETRYNEKGNNVLKHIPMRRFGGDEELKGAVVYFASDASSYCTGQILAVDGGYLAI; via the coding sequence ATGTCAATTCAAAGAATGTTGGATCTAAGTGGGCGTGTTGCAGTGATAACCGGGGGATCAATCGGTTTGGGCCTGCAAATGGCAACCGGTTTGGCTGAGGCGGGCGCCGACGTTGTTCTGGCTGCGAGGAAATTGAACCGCTGTGAAGAAGCTGCTGAAAAAATCAGTAAGAACCTGGGGGTTAAAGCGTTTCCCATAGCTTGTGACGTCAGCAGCCAGGAAAGCGTGCAAAATTTGGTAGCCGCAACGGTGCGTGAATTTGGGAAACTTGACATTATGGTTAATAATGCAGGGGTGGTATGGGCAGAGTCGGCCGTTGATCATAAATTAAAAGGCTGGAATAAGGTTATGGATATTAACCTGAATGGCTGTTTCTTCTGCTGCCAGGAAGCCGGTAAGGTGATGATCAAACAAAACTATGGAAAAATAATCAACCTTTCTTCAGTCTGCGGGTTTGTAGGTGCCGAAGCGGAAACAACGGATGCCTTAGCTTACATGGCCAGCAAAGGGGCGATCAATGTTATGACAAAAGACCTTGCCGCGAAGTGGGCTCGTTATAACATTACTGTCAATGCAATTGCTCCAGGGTATTTTCCGACGGATTTGACTGTATCAGGGTATTTCACAGCGGATTTGACTGAGGAGACTAGGTACAACGAAAAGGGAAATAATGTGCTGAAGCATATCCCCATGCGTCGTTTCGGAGGGGATGAGGAGCTTAAAGGGGCAGTAGTGTACTTTGCATCAGATGCTTCCAGTTATTGTACCGGACAGATTCTGGCCGTTGACGGAGGCTATCTCGCTATTTAG
- a CDS encoding acyl-CoA dehydrogenase, with translation MSSNYAYKTRDLKFILKEWLPINEVFAYDKHKDFYSVDDIDPIIDSIDKVAREVMAPTADDGEKTPVYFENGKVYLPESFKALFKYINENGWGTSNVNDEGGSLPFVLLCAINEFMTGANPAFMPYVALTSGAAGLIQSFGVEKDKEMFLPKMFNGTWSGTMCLTEPSAGSDVGDILSKAYPTDNSRIYKIKGNKIFISGGDGDHVENVIHLYLARIEGAAEGTKGISLFIVPKYWVNEDGSLEPNDVETTGVEHKMGLKGSATAALSCGENSGCRGVLLGTYDVETGTGQGMAQMFQMMNEERLLTGSAALGVASIAYWNAAAYCKERIQGRSIANPKAGRTQIINHEDVKRMLMLNKATLEACRAIINKAAFYIEVSHLDTDPERKKAASGMAECLTPLAKAYPSDEAWNCICESIQAHGGYGFCEEYPVAQAARDVKIYSIWEGTNFIQSLDLLGRKWNMGKGTVFAAFLKNIEDFVNENKTVVGFEKEFANLEKALSSYKTIMAAMAKYLADGKTGMMPTYSRRILTATAQLYGGMCLLEQALIAKKKAEELGKEHFEYNFYNGKLLSARYYLRNVVPNVWSVMEIVLEGDTSVIESSAETFDY, from the coding sequence GTGTCTTCAAATTATGCTTATAAAACTAGAGACCTAAAATTCATACTCAAAGAATGGCTTCCTATTAATGAGGTATTTGCCTACGACAAACATAAGGATTTTTATAGTGTGGACGACATTGACCCGATTATCGATTCGATCGACAAAGTCGCGCGGGAAGTAATGGCTCCGACCGCTGATGATGGCGAAAAAACTCCGGTATACTTTGAAAATGGAAAGGTCTATCTTCCTGAGTCTTTTAAAGCTCTGTTCAAATATATTAATGAGAATGGTTGGGGAACCAGCAATGTGAACGACGAGGGTGGAAGCCTTCCTTTCGTCCTCTTGTGTGCGATCAATGAATTCATGACCGGTGCCAATCCGGCTTTTATGCCGTATGTGGCCCTGACATCCGGGGCCGCAGGTCTCATCCAGTCCTTCGGTGTAGAGAAGGATAAGGAAATGTTCCTGCCCAAGATGTTTAACGGCACATGGTCAGGGACAATGTGCCTAACCGAGCCAAGCGCCGGCTCCGATGTGGGTGACATTCTTTCTAAGGCTTACCCCACTGATAATTCGAGAATTTATAAGATTAAGGGCAACAAGATATTTATCTCGGGTGGAGACGGCGACCATGTGGAAAACGTGATCCACCTCTATCTCGCTCGCATCGAGGGGGCTGCCGAAGGTACCAAAGGCATATCTTTGTTTATCGTGCCTAAATACTGGGTTAACGAAGATGGCAGCCTTGAACCCAACGATGTGGAGACAACCGGAGTTGAGCATAAGATGGGACTCAAGGGGTCAGCTACGGCGGCTCTGTCCTGTGGCGAGAACAGCGGTTGTCGAGGAGTGCTTCTGGGAACTTATGACGTCGAGACTGGGACCGGTCAGGGAATGGCCCAGATGTTCCAGATGATGAACGAGGAAAGATTGTTGACCGGGTCGGCTGCCCTAGGAGTAGCATCGATTGCTTACTGGAACGCGGCGGCATACTGCAAAGAGCGTATTCAGGGGCGTTCTATTGCTAATCCGAAAGCTGGCCGCACACAGATCATTAACCATGAAGATGTAAAACGGATGCTGATGCTGAATAAGGCAACTCTGGAAGCTTGCCGGGCGATCATTAATAAAGCTGCTTTCTACATTGAAGTGAGTCACTTGGATACTGATCCCGAACGCAAGAAAGCTGCTTCAGGGATGGCGGAATGTCTGACCCCGCTGGCTAAAGCCTACCCGAGTGATGAAGCCTGGAACTGCATTTGCGAATCAATACAGGCCCACGGCGGATATGGTTTCTGTGAAGAATATCCCGTAGCCCAGGCTGCGCGTGATGTTAAAATCTATTCCATTTGGGAGGGTACGAATTTCATTCAGTCCCTGGATCTGTTGGGCAGGAAATGGAATATGGGCAAGGGAACTGTTTTTGCAGCGTTCCTCAAAAACATCGAAGATTTTGTTAATGAGAACAAGACGGTCGTTGGGTTTGAAAAAGAATTTGCTAATCTGGAGAAGGCTCTCAGTTCATATAAGACGATTATGGCTGCTATGGCAAAGTACTTAGCTGATGGTAAAACCGGCATGATGCCAACCTACTCTCGCCGTATCCTGACTGCTACCGCCCAGCTCTACGGCGGAATGTGCCTCCTGGAACAGGCTTTAATTGCTAAGAAAAAAGCAGAAGAACTTGGCAAAGAACATTTTGAGTACAACTTCTACAATGGAAAGCTGCTGTCCGCTCGTTACTACCTAAGGAACGTAGTTCCCAATGTTTGGTCGGTAATGGAAATTGTCCTGGAAGGTGATACATCGGTTATAGAATCAAGTGCTGAAACGTTTGACTACTAA
- a CDS encoding acetyl-CoA hydrolase/transferase family protein — translation MDFLTEYRRKLVSPEEAVKVVKSGDKVAYGHFAMAPTFLDPYLAQRKDELKAVKVYAVVYPGLAQVAVCDPTREHFIYNSWHFSGGDRMLHDKNLCNFVPMIYHEGPAVIERYCDADVFMGKVTPMDSHGYFNFSVANSDTYAYIKKSKKVIVEVCDKAPYCLGGNLEAIHISEVDMIVETDSKPLIQVPEVPPNDVDKAVAGHIMNLIEDGSVIQLGIGGMPSAVGSMIAHSDLKDLGAHTEILVDSYVDMYEAGVLTGKRKAFDQGRMAYTFALGTQKLYDFLHMNRTAASYSVDYTNSPSIASQHDKLISINNAIEIDLFGQVCSESSGTRQITGTGGQFDFIFSSFKSRGGKGIICLSSLKEGKGEKKSRIVPTLTPGGIVTVPRAVTNYVVTEYGAVDIKGKSTWERAELLISIAEPDLREDLIKEAEKMKIWVKTNKL, via the coding sequence ATGGATTTTTTAACCGAATACAGAAGAAAGTTGGTTTCCCCGGAAGAAGCAGTCAAGGTAGTAAAGTCTGGTGACAAGGTGGCCTACGGACACTTTGCGATGGCCCCTACCTTCTTGGACCCTTATTTGGCTCAAAGAAAAGACGAACTTAAGGCGGTTAAGGTTTACGCTGTTGTTTACCCCGGACTAGCTCAAGTGGCCGTCTGCGATCCAACGAGGGAGCACTTCATATACAACAGTTGGCATTTCAGCGGCGGAGACCGGATGCTCCACGACAAGAATTTGTGCAACTTTGTGCCGATGATCTATCATGAAGGCCCGGCCGTTATCGAACGTTATTGCGATGCAGATGTGTTCATGGGCAAGGTGACTCCTATGGACAGTCACGGGTATTTTAACTTTAGCGTCGCCAATTCCGATACGTATGCCTATATTAAAAAGTCCAAGAAAGTCATTGTCGAAGTTTGTGATAAGGCTCCTTACTGCCTGGGGGGCAACCTAGAGGCTATCCACATTTCGGAAGTTGACATGATCGTAGAAACAGACAGCAAGCCGCTGATCCAGGTGCCGGAGGTCCCCCCGAATGACGTGGATAAAGCGGTTGCCGGCCACATTATGAATTTAATAGAAGACGGATCAGTCATCCAGCTGGGTATCGGCGGTATGCCCAGTGCAGTAGGATCGATGATCGCCCATTCCGACCTTAAGGACTTGGGAGCTCATACGGAGATATTGGTTGATTCCTATGTAGACATGTATGAGGCGGGGGTTCTGACCGGCAAACGAAAAGCCTTTGACCAAGGCAGGATGGCCTACACATTTGCCTTGGGCACCCAGAAACTGTACGATTTTCTGCACATGAATAGGACAGCCGCCAGCTACTCAGTGGATTATACAAACAGTCCTTCAATTGCGTCCCAGCACGATAAGCTGATTTCCATCAACAACGCTATTGAGATTGACCTCTTTGGGCAGGTTTGTTCAGAGTCTTCCGGGACTCGCCAAATCACCGGTACCGGTGGTCAGTTCGACTTTATCTTCTCCTCTTTCAAATCGAGAGGCGGCAAAGGAATCATCTGCCTGTCCTCGCTGAAGGAAGGCAAAGGAGAGAAAAAGTCACGCATCGTGCCAACCTTGACACCTGGCGGAATCGTCACGGTTCCCCGCGCTGTTACCAACTATGTTGTAACAGAATATGGTGCGGTGGATATTAAAGGCAAGAGTACCTGGGAGCGCGCTGAGCTGCTTATCAGCATTGCTGAGCCAGATCTGCGGGAAGATCTGATCAAAGAAGCCGAAAAAATGAAAATTTGGGTTAAAACCAATAAGCTTTAA
- a CDS encoding 3-hydroxyacyl-CoA dehydrogenase family protein yields MKLEDIKKICVIGAGNMGHQISVCCALAGYKVSCTDLSQDMLDKAETFAKTYLPERVTKGKLSQVQADEALGKLSFTQNFEEAAGNADYVIEAAVEKIDIKRKLFADLDRITPPHAILATNSSFIVSSQVADATKRPGKVCNMHFFNPALVMKLVEVVQGAHTSAETAQVTMDLTAKLGKTGILLKKEIYGFLVNRILNAINTEALYLADMGIAAPEEIDLAVTNALGHPMGPFRLMDLTGIDLAYYSTMERYQNTGDIANKPSPLLVEKFTKGEYGIKAKKGFYTYD; encoded by the coding sequence TTGAAATTAGAAGATATCAAAAAGATTTGTGTGATTGGGGCCGGCAACATGGGGCATCAGATTTCCGTTTGTTGTGCATTGGCCGGTTATAAAGTGTCCTGTACTGACCTCAGCCAAGATATGCTTGACAAGGCAGAAACATTTGCCAAAACTTATTTGCCGGAACGCGTAACTAAAGGGAAATTAAGTCAAGTACAAGCTGACGAGGCCTTAGGGAAATTGAGTTTTACGCAGAATTTTGAAGAGGCTGCTGGTAATGCTGATTATGTGATCGAAGCCGCAGTGGAGAAAATAGACATTAAGCGAAAGCTCTTTGCGGATTTGGACAGGATTACTCCTCCGCATGCGATTTTGGCTACTAATAGTTCTTTTATTGTCAGTTCGCAAGTCGCGGATGCCACAAAGCGACCGGGTAAGGTTTGTAACATGCATTTCTTTAATCCTGCCCTGGTTATGAAACTGGTTGAGGTTGTTCAGGGGGCGCATACATCTGCAGAAACCGCTCAAGTTACAATGGACCTGACCGCCAAACTCGGGAAAACCGGCATCCTGCTTAAGAAGGAAATTTATGGTTTTCTTGTAAATCGGATCTTAAATGCGATAAATACTGAGGCCTTGTATCTCGCCGATATGGGTATTGCAGCCCCCGAAGAAATAGACCTGGCGGTAACGAATGCTTTAGGCCATCCTATGGGGCCCTTCCGTCTTATGGATCTCACTGGGATAGATCTTGCGTACTACAGCACCATGGAACGCTACCAGAATACCGGTGATATTGCCAACAAGCCATCCCCACTGCTAGTTGAGAAATTTACCAAGGGAGAATATGGTATTAAGGCGAAAAAGGGTTTTTACACATACGACTAA
- a CDS encoding 4-hydroxyphenylacetate 3-hydroxylase family protein, which yields MKTGLEYMESLRKRNIKVYVKGQLLKSQEVIDHPFIRGHVNSAAMTYELAHDPVAEDLVTATSHLTGKKINRFTHIHQSKEDLIKKVKMLRMISQRTGTCYQRCVGFDALNAVYCTTYEMDQKLGTGYHERIKKYVEYIQENDIMVAGAMTDPKGDRSLRPGQQADPDMFVHVVERNDKGIVVRGAKAHMTGMVNSHEMLIMPTMSMVAEDKDYAVSCAIPVDAPGVLHIFGRQTNDDRKCEGEIDQGNAQFGIVGGECLTVLENVFVPWEKVFMCGETDFAGMMVGRFASYHRQNYGGCKGGVSDIVIGAAAVMADYSGYGKATHIKDKINEMIHLTETLYACSIACSSEGKQTASGSYFVDPLLANVGKHNVTRLIYDIDRIAQDIGGGLTATLPSESDLRNPEIGKYVEKYFKGVATVPTEDRMRIARLLENMTGGTALVESMHGAGSPQAQKIMYSKLSNLEHKKRAAMALAGIKLKEAE from the coding sequence ATGAAAACAGGCTTAGAGTATATGGAAAGTTTACGGAAGCGCAATATCAAGGTTTATGTGAAAGGTCAACTTTTAAAGAGTCAAGAGGTAATCGACCATCCCTTTATTCGTGGTCATGTCAATTCTGCCGCGATGACCTATGAACTTGCTCATGACCCTGTTGCTGAAGACCTGGTGACCGCCACTTCACATCTTACTGGTAAGAAAATCAATCGTTTTACTCATATTCATCAAAGCAAAGAAGACTTAATCAAAAAAGTAAAAATGTTACGAATGATCTCTCAAAGAACCGGAACTTGTTATCAACGATGTGTGGGGTTTGATGCTCTAAACGCTGTGTATTGCACAACATATGAAATGGACCAAAAACTTGGCACCGGTTATCATGAGCGAATTAAGAAATATGTGGAGTACATTCAGGAAAATGATATCATGGTTGCAGGTGCAATGACTGATCCTAAAGGAGATAGAAGTCTGAGACCAGGACAGCAAGCGGATCCTGATATGTTTGTACATGTTGTTGAGAGAAATGACAAGGGAATTGTGGTCAGAGGTGCCAAAGCCCATATGACCGGAATGGTTAACTCTCATGAGATGTTAATTATGCCTACTATGAGCATGGTGGCCGAAGATAAAGATTATGCAGTATCCTGCGCAATACCAGTTGACGCCCCTGGAGTCCTGCACATCTTTGGGCGGCAGACGAACGATGACCGAAAATGTGAAGGGGAAATAGACCAAGGTAATGCACAGTTTGGTATTGTCGGCGGCGAGTGTCTTACAGTACTGGAAAACGTTTTTGTGCCTTGGGAAAAGGTTTTTATGTGCGGTGAAACGGATTTTGCTGGAATGATGGTAGGAAGGTTTGCCAGTTATCATCGGCAAAACTACGGCGGCTGTAAGGGCGGTGTTTCTGATATAGTCATCGGCGCTGCAGCAGTTATGGCTGATTACAGTGGTTATGGGAAGGCTACTCATATTAAAGATAAGATTAATGAAATGATTCACTTGACTGAAACACTATATGCTTGTTCCATCGCTTGTTCCTCGGAGGGGAAACAAACTGCCTCCGGTTCTTACTTCGTGGATCCTCTGCTTGCAAATGTTGGCAAACATAATGTCACACGGCTCATTTATGATATTGATCGAATTGCCCAAGATATTGGAGGAGGGTTGACCGCTACACTTCCTTCAGAATCCGATTTGAGGAATCCCGAGATAGGCAAATATGTGGAAAAATATTTTAAAGGCGTCGCAACTGTTCCAACAGAAGATCGGATGCGGATAGCCAGACTCCTTGAAAATATGACAGGTGGTACAGCATTGGTTGAAAGCATGCATGGAGCAGGATCGCCTCAAGCGCAGAAAATAATGTACTCTAAACTGTCTAACCTAGAACATAAGAAGCGCGCTGCAATGGCTCTTGCTGGGATTAAACTCAAAGAAGCCGAATAA